The genome window tttagtTTCACATATATAACATGATTATAGTATTATGCTAATAAATTGCAGGCATGCACATCCTGAAAGTCATGCTATAAATCCAGGAGTTGCAACCAGTTGTACTTGATCAGTATGGAGTCTCCCAAGTCTCATCTGTTAACAAATTTCTGCCCGTGGCTTCATTTCTGATTGTGAACATTGTCCTTTTGAGTTGTGAAATATTGGGGTTTCATGTTTTATAATTATCAGAAAAGGAAagtagaaaattgggggaggtGCGGAAGAAAAGCAGGTAGCACTTAAGAGTTGAGAGCCAAGAAATAAACCTTCCATATTTCCCTTGCATTGAAAGAGCAACTATTACATTGTTGAGTATTGACTAATCACAGTAgtcatgaaaattttattttcaagagaacaaaaaatatgcATGCCCAAGAGCAAATGACTTTGTCATTTGCACCCTTTTCATTTATCTACACATCAACAGGGAGCAAAATATTTTACAGGGAAGAGAATAgccaaaaattgaaaagaaaggaaacaaatGAAAGAAACCAAGACAAGAAGGCCATAGCAGCAGACAATTGATATCTACCACATAACTTTGGTGGGCAATGTGATCCTCCAGCTTCTAGCAGAAGATCTGCGATACTGGCTGTAGAACATGCTGCAGCTAGTGACAGATATGACAAAATCTGAAGTATAAAAAAAGTATCCTTAGTGCAGTATGGTAACAGTAACAATGAGGTCTCGTAAGTCTTAGAAACAAGTTGCACGTACCATGTCTCCAAAAAAGATTATCATTATGAGCCTTCGTTGAATCGGTAAATACTGTATGAAGACAGAGTAAGCATCCACCACCAACAATGTTATGTTCCATGGAATTACCAAACCCATGACTGTTACCAAATAGCTGTGGAATAGCATGTATAATGACAAAAATTAAGAATCCCCAGGTGAGGCACATGCATATACGATAACCTTGATAGAATATAAACAGCAAGACGCGCCAATATAAGTTCTTAAAATATAATGGCATGCATATACCTAAATCTTTTTCCTTCtgtattaaattatcaaatttctaTATGGACAAACACAGCCCAAGGAGTTGCGCTCTTTTATCACTGCCAAATCATGTGAGAATATGATTTTAGTAGTGcagacaaattttaaaatttgaaacccctcttctcctttgccatcATACCAACAATTCCACTTTGATTCTGAAGtgaggaatgaaaaagatgttgGCAAGTACAACTTTGTATTAACCTCATCTAGTGAAAGGTTAAACATAAGTTAAGAAATAATAGAACTCAGTTCATTCTATCTCCTTTCCTAAATCCTACTATTTTCCAAAATTCCACTGACTTATGGAGCTTAGGCCACAGTTTTAGTACACCACTTCAATGCAATTTCTCCTCAATTGGCATATATAAGCATTATTTGGCCAAATAGCACAAAATGTTTCTAAGAACCCTCCTCACGTTGGCAGAAAAgcaatttcaactttcaaggcTCCTAATTGCATTTTCTTGAGAATATGCTGCTGCTCCTATTCTCTAGAAAGTATAAAGAAGGGATCTGCAACATACCAACATTGATTCACCTTTGcaaattctaatttttagtaGCATAATGAAAGCTCGACTTTTTGGGTACAGTAGGAGTTACAAGTCCCTTGGTAAGGAGAGACTGAGAGATATAGGTGGCCTAATGGAGAATCAAATAGTTGGGCTACTTTCCCTTGCTCCAGTACCACTCTCTCTAATGCCCACAAACTTATAGGAATCACTGATTCTTTTGATTTCAGGTACCAGTtgatatattttgaaaacaacataTCAATATGTAATTCTACTTTCTATGAATCAAATGTTTACAACTCATGAAAGAAGGGAAATATCATTTACTAATAGCATCTTTGGAGGGAGGGAAGGAAAGGTTATAAAGTCGACAAGTGTGATAAAAATTAGGAGAAGCAATTAATTAGATTAATAAAGAGATATAGAAGTGAAGTACCAGAAAGCAGTGTAAGAGTAGAAACCAACGTCCAAACACATGAAgagaagggaagaagaagagaaaacggTTTGACCCAAACGAAGAGCCAAGCTGGCGCTGGTGCCAAACGCCCCTGCCAATTCCTCCATCACTCACTCTTTAGTCCTGTAAGATAGGCTCGTGGAACATGCCCAGATTTCCTTGTAACATCAAAAACCAATCAGAAAATCATCTTggcaaataaaacaaaagaaggACATCAATAAATGAAAACGCAGGTGCAGACAGAAAGGAAAAGGAAGGTTTAGAATATAGATGTAGAAAGAAAATACAGAAAGAGCATAAATAAGACACAGTGTCACACACAAAatagtaaatttaattttgttcttgCTTTTTCTTTAACGGAGAAATGCAGAAGAAAATGAAGTCTTCTGATACGCAAAGTTGAGAAACGACGACAGGGATGGAATTGTGTGTCGAGTACGTAGAATGTGTTCCGTCGGTTGTATTCGGATACCCACCCGAGTCTAAATCATTCAATTTATCAATGCCAACTGGTATAGGATAGTAGCTCATAATTGAGCAGTCAGTGTGTAAATTACTAGAATTTCATATCCAAGTTTGACTGCCCTTTACATTAATTATAGATTGAGATATAATCAATAATTTTGTTGACTTTCGTAATTTATTATAGGTTAACAATACACACAAAAAGACACTATTTATGTTAATATTGTATGAATTTTTATAGATACACGTATCATAAAAATCAGAATCCTAAAATAATTAGTaagcaaacaaaaattacaaacgACTAAACGCATGAATCAAAACTCAAAGCACCAAATTAAAACTAGACAACATTATTCTTTCAATTCTTTTCAAACCTTAGTCTCCTACCTTACTTCTGGGACAAATGCTAAACTATTCCATTTTAATCTTGTTTCCTCAAACCCTTTACCTCCACTTGCAACATCAAGGTGGCAATGATGGCAAAAGAGTGAGAAAACAACGACTAACTTTGATGTCGCTAGAATTTTCAAGTGATTTGTTGATTTGTGTATTGTAGGCGTAGATTTTGCTTACtatatatcttttttctctttctttttttttttttttaaatttcaaatcctTTTCTAGTAATTTTAAACTGACAAAATTATTAGCACTTTAGAGTTGCTagaaaatataacaaatcaataatattttactatataattattatgttaaactTACCCAAATGAAAAGTTATTTGATTgtcacattattaattaatcatgatatttgattggatggattaaaaataattatgaacatagttaagagactaaaattggtaagagaaaaaatatggaGAGACTAGAAGtaaatttcattaaaagaaatgagactaaaaatattttttataaaaaaaaattacatgtgaatGTTATATGAAATTAGTTGATGATCTCATAACTCATGACTTCCAATGTGACTATCACACCAATACTTGATAATGAAGACCAAAATTGTTAACAAAGAGATAATTCAAAGATTAACACGAGtcaaaatttagataaaaactaaaaatccaaaaaaaaaaatagagacgaAAAAGATATTAGCCAACAACAataattgtttcattttgtatgtcaaaatttctttccttcttGCACATTGTTACAAGAACTAAGCGGTGACAGGAGATATTATATAGGTGACTGATCGATTCAGAGCTGCAAGGCTGCTGAAGTTTTATGTTTaccaacaaaatattatttactatgaatttttacaaaataaaaagattatataTGTTGATAAAAAGACTAACATATAACTCTttaatttaaaggaaaaaagttTATCTGAATTTATTTTAGATCTCACTCGTGGCAAatcatgaaaacaataaaatgatatatattttttttcctcttatgtTAAGATTAGCTTAAGACTGATCCAAAGGAATTCTTTTTGAATTACCTCCAGGGTTGACTCTCAGATCAATATGGGTGTGCAAGATAAAGTGTGATTTGgattttcatttgaaaactttaaaCTATAAGTTTTAACCCGAAGCATGGCCTATGGTTTGAAGATTTCTAACATCGTAAACAACTCACTAAAAATTGGTGGCATTAAGTTATACATTTATGATTTTACTACTCAAAACTCTCACAATTATTAGCGTAACCTTTAGATGCGTAAAAGTTCAGATTAAAAACAGGTTTGAGCTTTTCTTTTCTCCAATTTTCTGTGAACCAGAGCAGAGGATGAACTTACATTTGTTTTCTTATGTTGTCAATCCACCAACACATTATACATACCAAGTAGGAAAGAATAACACCATATCGGCAAATATACAAAAATggggtaattttttaattacaggAACAAATAGATCTTGAAAATATTAGATGGTATGAGTAAGTCatgttttaaaatacttttcagaatgtctatttttttttttaattaccccATTTCTGTAAATTTGCCCACCATATCAGAATATCCAGGTTGAAGAAACTGACCCAACTTCGGGTTTCAATGGCAGACTCTCTAGCATGCCATTCAgttcatttaaaaaaagtaatggcAGACTCTCTAATAGGCGATTGTTTCCTATTCCTACAACCTAAGCTATATTCCGAACAACAATAAGCACTCATGGGCAACCAGAAACACGTATACGTTGATAATTAATAACTGTGACAAGAGAAAAGTAGAGttacaagaattttaattttaagcatTATAATCGAAGTCATTATAATATACACACATGATAACGCTCTGAGTGCTTCGCCAACTGGGGTCACAAGACCGTGGATTGAGTTACAAGAAAGTAGAGTTACAACATTAAGAAAAGGTCTATGAGTCAAGCTGAGCATACCAGATGCCTTGAATCTTAACATCCTTAGGAGCTTTAGCCCCCAAATCAGTATCAGAAGGCTGAACACTCTCGAACACCCCAATAACCTCACCAGTCTCAGGCTTGGACTTGGTGACACTCAAGGTGATTTTCCCTTTGGAAGATGAAGCACTTTTATtgttctccttggcaagttccTCTTCATCTCCTCTTCCACCAGCAGGCAAAGCAACAGCATTGTCATAACCAGTTGAGGCACCCCTTCCCTTGGGGTCCAAGAAAGAGGAACCACGGTAAGACGGCACTAGGAACTCCCCACTGAAGCTGTCTGGTTTCCCAGATGCCACCAACTGCTTAATGGTGAAGAGGAATGGCACACGCTCTCCCCCTGGAAGCTGTACAGTGACAGCAGCATAGTCAATTCCGTCTTTCTCCTCGAATTTCACCGTTCCATCGGATGAAACCTCGAAGGGACCCTCGATCTCGTCCAGGGTGTAGGTCAGACGAGTCATGAGCTTGGTGTTCTGAAATTCGAGCGGGGCATTCTTGGCCACACCCTCTGCCTTCACCGTGAAGGAAGTTGGTTCCAGGCACAActtctgggccttgtatttccCTGCCTTGAAGGCAAATGAGTCCACTCCACCTTCAATGGTTGGGCACTGATTAGCAGTTCCAGTTCCCTTCACTTCCAAGTATGTCTTGCTCTGGATTTCGTCGAAGGTTAGCCTCTTTGGAACACCTTCTGCACTCGCTCCCTGAATGTATACAATCACCCTTGTTATTCATACAactatttttgtttctatttccCTGCCATCTTTTGTTACATCTCTTACTTCTTTCTCTCATTTTGTTGCATATTCTATTGTGTAAGTTCAAATAACATTTCTCATGTACAATATTGCACAACATTCTTTCTTAGTCATGCATGATGCCACTGGGTCACAAAACAAGTAGATGAACTAGTAAATTAAGATGcagtatcaattttaataaataaattaaccacTCAACAAGCATCACAAAATTATTAGATGAACTGGTAAGTTAAGACATCTCAATTATAATAAGTAAATTAGAGATATTTAAGATCATATGCTACGATTGTGTAGTTTATTGAAGCCGCAGGTTGTTGTGGTTCTGCATGTAGATATATGATATGATTTCATATATTATGATTGCAAAATCTGATGTTGGTTTTATTTGTATTAGAACAATTCAACATATTAAGGGAGAAAGGGAAAGTAAGACATACAGAAACAACGAGAGCTGAGGTGGCAAGGGCGAATCCTGCAATTTTGGTGGCGTCGACACATTTTTGAGCAAAATCTTTGAGATCGGGCTTAAGGGAGCAAATGAGTTTAGCTGCAGCGGGTTCCAAGCCAAAAGCCTTAGAAATGCATTGTGTAGATTTGAGGTTGCGAGTGGCCATGCCCACCTTGGTGGGTTGCATGAAGGTAGCTGCAGCTTGTAGTGAGGCTGCCATTGTTATTGTTGCTGTGGCCACCAAAGTGTGagtttttgttttgattgaaACCAAGTAGTACTACTTTGTAAGTGGTTTTTGTGAGTGATGGATGGCAGAGAATCGACACAACACAAGTATTTGGTGGCTCTGCTGTGAGTAAGATTTCCGATAGGGTAAGGCCAACTCTTATTGGATGACTCAAGCTAATGTCAATGGTTTTCTTGTTGCCACGTTGGAATCTTCTCAATTCGGATCAAATATGTTTCAGTCTCAAATCAAGTTATTAATTTTGACCATCTCCAACAAgtatctctctctcttctacCCCTTTATTCTTTTGGATGTTTAGAGGAAtaaaaattaggataaaataactttaagaaaaagaagcaaATTACACTCTCATTTtctataccttttttttttttcaaattatgcataatattactttcttttttaGCTAATCTCATTTATGTTTGAAAACATTACACACACTCTTATATATTCGATTAGCATCCctttaatgtttaaaaatattatattgacgCTCCATTATATATTTGTACTAACACACTTTCTATAAGAGAAGTTATTGTAACGATAAAAAAAAGATGCGTTTgtgaattttcagaaaatagaattattagtgcaatttaaaaattatagaacttactatattatttattattattattatttatcttttctttatttcttttttaatcaaacaCATTCAATATTCACCTGGAGATATAAGTCCATTTGTTTTAgcttattttcctataaataaataaaataaagtaagtaattttttaaatttttatgtgtttgtctaaactgtttttactaaaaataaataattttttgcttttttttaagtatcaaattatatttgtttcttaaaaaaatacatataaatttattttttaaaattacttttttaaacttaaataaactAGTCCATAAGATTGGCTTAGGAACCCGAAAGAGAACTTAAGGATTAGACATGACAAAAAAGTCATATTCATAGGTACCATTGTGTCCTCACCTCAACCTTGACGGATAATTTTCACGCGTGTCCCGTGCCCGACacgtataattattaaaatactctttattcaatttaattattaaaacttgaatcttgaataaataatgtatttagttttgtttaatttttttaaaaaaaattctttatgtattttcttttaattataggACGGGTACAAATATGGTATGAATATACACCATACCCAACGGGGACggtgaaaaaaatttcatatctATTAGAGATGAAATAGATACAGGGATGATCTTAAGGAAGTGGGGATGGAGAAGCACGTATCCATTTCCGACTCATTGTCATGTTTATTAAACAcgaaggaagaaaagataaaaaggaCACGTTATTAAATTCTCTCCCTGAAATTTtcctatatttatttttatttttttccatcttatttttaatctctctgCTCACACATTGAATGAATTTCACTACTACGCAttatctatttttgtttttttaacttaattacttatttttctttaatttagtaattttaaaaatttaatcaatgaattttataaataacctCACAGTCTAAACGGTTAATATACCTAAATCCAAAACTTAAATTGACCAAATTTGAAGCATTTGATGATAGAACACACGGTACAAGAGCAGAggaatttattctttattaatagATCCATTAACATAGAAAAGAATGCAGGTCTGCGTTGGTCAATTTCACATGACCATCCCTACATTACATTATTAATACCAACCTCCTAAATACTTTTTACTACCGCGATCTCTATTCCTTTGCATGTGTCAAATAACACGAAAAGAACTGTTGCAGATCAAAATCCAACGCAGCTTCATTAATTTTGAGAATTCCCATTTCCTACAAAAAGTAACATTTACAAGAAAGGGTAAACTCCATGCCAAATTGTCCAGAACGAATTGgcatttacataataaaaaaggCATTTCTTCATAATCATAAATCACTTTAGTACGTTAGTGTGTCTGTtggttaaatgtttttttagataatgtACTTATGTTTGTTCTAAAccattttatatttcaattactCTTCCCTCTTAAATCAGTtgtttctcttgtttttttgtttttgttttagcgTGTTAGCAATGAATCTAATGATGTTGATTGAACCAACATAGCTGTTTTTG of Glycine soja cultivar W05 chromosome 1, ASM419377v2, whole genome shotgun sequence contains these proteins:
- the LOC114421235 gene encoding CASP-like protein ARALYDRAFT_485429 yields the protein MEELAGAFGTSASLALRLGQTVFSSSSLLFMCLDVGFYSYTAFCYLVTVMGLVIPWNITLLVVDAYSVFIQYLPIQRRLIMIIFFGDMILSYLSLAAACSTASIADLLLEAGGSHCPPKLCGRYQLSAAMAFLSWFLSFVSFLFNFWLFSSL
- the LOC114421248 gene encoding oxygen-evolving enhancer protein 1, chloroplastic-like codes for the protein MAASLQAAATFMQPTKVGMATRNLKSTQCISKAFGLEPAAAKLICSLKPDLKDFAQKCVDATKIAGFALATSALVVSGASAEGVPKRLTFDEIQSKTYLEVKGTGTANQCPTIEGGVDSFAFKAGKYKAQKLCLEPTSFTVKAEGVAKNAPLEFQNTKLMTRLTYTLDEIEGPFEVSSDGTVKFEEKDGIDYAAVTVQLPGGERVPFLFTIKQLVASGKPDSFSGEFLVPSYRGSSFLDPKGRGASTGYDNAVALPAGGRGDEEELAKENNKSASSSKGKITLSVTKSKPETGEVIGVFESVQPSDTDLGAKAPKDVKIQGIWYAQLDS